The following is a genomic window from Geoalkalibacter halelectricus.
GAGAGGGAAGGGCGGGCCACATTCCTGGTCGGAAATGGACAGTAAAGAAAAAATCGCCTCCCAGGTCGAATCGGACATGATAAAATTCGTCGCAAGTTCAATGGAAAGGGGCGTGGCCATGGCCAGAAAACGAAGAACCTGGAAACGCAGCGACACCGTTGCTGCGGTTTTTTTCGGGCTGTGGCTTATGAGTCTGCCTTTCCGCCCCTTGTTGGGGGGGCTTGAGATCCTCGTGATTATTGTCGGCCTTATCTGGGCGGTTTCCCTTTGGGCTACTGCTGTTCATGGGGAACATGTGCCACCGCCGCTGCATAAGGAAGATATTGCAGCCTTCGAAGAATCAGATGAAAGCGAGGACTTGCTGACCAATCCAATTTACTCAAATCTCGCAGGCAATATTCACTCCAGTTCGGACGAATAATAGACAAATAGCTAGTTATTATTGGCGGTTTTTTGGTTTTCGTAGCTTAAATGTCCGCCGAGGGCTGACAGGATCATCCGGGTTTAAAAGCCTGTCCCTGGCTTGTTCCATGCGCTCGGCGGCCTTGCCTGGTCCCGCCTCATCCCAGATTGCTTTGCCGCTTCGGGATAGAGCTTCCATATTGCTCATGCCGCTGTCCTTGAGGGGATCGAGATTCTCCTTGATCCGTCCCTGCTTGGTATCTCGCGCATTGGGCGGTCTGAAGCCTCCAAGTTCTTCCGGCACCAGTTGTCCCAACGGGCCTGCGGGGGCATCGGTGAACTTACCCATCTCGACGCCTGCCTTGTCGACGTTGTCGCGCATGAGATCGAGATAGCGCTCCAGTTGCGGGTCGGGGGCTTTGAGGCCGGCGGATGTTTCACCGGCTGCGATTCGCTCAGGAACATTTTGCGGCGCTTCGCGTGGTGCCTCCATGTTGTTGCGCTCAGTTTCAAGCTCTTGCCGGGTTTGGGCATAGCGTTCCTTGCCGCGCTCCAGATCCACGGGCGGGGGAGACGGCTTGCTCAGGGCGGGCGCGCTGCCGCGTGCGTCCTCTCCACGGGGTACCAGGGAGCGATCCTGGGCGTAATCCTCGATGATCAGGCCGACCTTTTCCCGGTTGCCCTCATTGACCAGGCGGTTGAGCTGCGAGAATGCGTTCGCATATCGCTGAACGGGATTGGTCTCCAGCCCGTGCCACTTGTCCCCGTACCATCTGAGGAAGGCCGTGTCGAAACCCATCCGGTTCGCCAGGGTCACGTTGGTGTCCTCGGACTGGCGCGCTTCCAGGGTGCGTTGACGTTGCCAGGCGTTGCTGCCCAGTTCCGTGGAAAACCTGGTTCCGGTCACTTGCAGCAGATTGCCCAGGGCGCGCTGATCGTTTGCCGAGATGTCGGAGCTTTGCAGGCGGCTGGTGGTGTCGCGCCAGGATTCGCCGATTTTTCTTTCCACGGAGTCCTGATCTCCGACATTGACCGTATAAGTTTGGGTTGTACCGTCTTTGGCAACTCCCTTTATTGCGTATGACGCGAGTCCTTTTGCTTCAACTTTTATCGGCGCAATTGAGCCAAAGGGGGTCTGTGCTGTTGCTGTCGCAATCACTTGTCCAACAGCTTCCTTACTCACCACATTCCCCTTCTCATCCGTGATCGAAGTCGCATTGTCGAGCACCGTCCTGGCCGCATTCACCCGCGCTTCGCTCAGTTCATGGGCCGTGCCCGCCGAGACCCCGTATTTCTGCACCGCCGCGTCGATGGAACTGGTGCCGTCGCTGCGGGTTTCGTTTCTCAGCAGGTTGTTGCCCGTGGTCTGGTCGTGGCGGGCCACTTCGCTCTGCATGTCGGCGATGGCCGTGCTGTAGGCCGCGCTCATGGTGGTGCTGTAGGTGATTTCGTTGGGAAGCCCGCTGACCGCTGTCAACTCTCCTTCCGAGAGCGCCAGGCCCTGGGGGCCGCTTTTGAGGGTTCTCTGGCTGCCGTCGGGGGTGGCGTACTCGATCCATCTCTGATTGGCGGGGGTGCTGATCACCCCACGCGGCGCGCGCATCTGCGAGGCGCCCAGGGCCGCCGAACCGCGCGGGTCGCCGGTGAGCAGAAACGCATCGGTCGCGCCCATTCCGGCAAGCTTCGCCGCATGGCCCTGCGCGAAGGCTTCCCGGCCGAGAGCGAGCCTGCCTCCCGTCAACTCGTCCATGAAGGCTCGTTCGGCCGCCATGCGCGAGGCAAAATCGTGCTCGTTGCTCCACGCCTGGGTGGGCAGCGCCTTGACGTTGCTCTGGATGGCCTCGGCGCGCCCCGCCGGGTCTTCGGTCTGGCGCGCGGCGGTGACGCCCGCGGACTGGACCTGTCCGGTGACGTTGCCGGAGAGGCTGGCCAGGGCGTGGCCGCCGAAGCGCACCAGCATGCCCGTCATGACCGTGGCCAGCATCAGCCCCGACATACGCAGGGTGCCGAACATGGCCAGCACCTTGATGGTCTCGCCGGGCGCGAAATAGAGCGCGTCCATGCCCATGGAGCCGGGAGGACCGAAGCGGCGGATCTTTTCGAAGGCGCTGTTGGCGAAATCCATGGCAAAGCCGTGCACGATGGCGTCGGTCACACCCCAGGCCGACAACCAGATGAAAAACCCGAGCATCACCGCCAGGGCCTTGCCGAAGAGCGGCGTGGGGATGAACAGCGCCAGAAAGGGGATGAGGCCCACTGCGATGGCGGTGAGCACCGCGCGCAGGATGGGCAGCCACTCGTTGGCGGCCTTCATGGTGCCGGTGGCGCTGATGATGAAGTGATAGTTGGCGAGGTTGTGGGCCAGCCCCGCGCGGTACTGAGATTCGAGCCGCTCGGCGAGATAGGCCTGGCGGATGAAATCCTCCGAACTCATCTGCACGCCGAGCAGGGAGAGGGTGTCCTCGATGGCGCCTTTGCAGCGCTGATACTGAACCGCGTCCAGGTAGTCGAAGCCGATCTGGGCGCACAGCCCATGCAGGTTGCCCTCGAAATTGCCCATGTTGGCGAGATAGAGATCGAGCCGCTCCCAGGCCTCGGTGCAGCTGAGGGTCTGGCCCCGGGGCACGGCCCTGCTGTAGTGCACGGTGAAGTTGGAGGGGTGCCAGGCCTTGGAGAGCGAGGCGCGCAGGTCGGTGGTGGTGCGGCGCAGCTCATCCACCGTCAGCTCGCTGCCCGGGCGCACCAGCTCGAAGGAGACGCAGTCGTCGATGAAGCGGTTGAAGGAGGTGTCCATGAGGCTGTCCTCGGCGGTGATGGAGAAGGTGGTCGCCTTGAACAGTCCCAGAAGCCCCAGGCCCCCGGCCTGGTTCTGGTAGCTGAGTGGATCGGCAGCGGTGCTCACGATCTCGACCAGGCCGTTTTCAAACAGGGAAAAAAGCCCTGCGATCATCACCAGCCCGTCGGGGATGCCCGAGACCGGCTGATAGCGGTTGGTCACGTTGTCGTAGATGTGCAGGGTGCCCTTGGGCACCACCAGCCCGGCGTAGATCATCAACCCCACCACCAGGGGCACCACCCAGGCCACCGGGTTGAAGCGCGCGCCGGTAAGGCCTCGGTAGAAGGCGGTCATGGCCCCGAGAAAGATCGCCAGGGAGATGACCACGTAAAAGAGCGTCTTGTAGCCGTTGTCGCTGAAGATCAGCGCCACCTTGGAGAAGGCGGAGACCACCGCCTCATGGCCGCCGAAGGTGTAATAATCCATCTCCAGGGCAAGGCCCGTTTGCGGCACAAGCGCCACCACCACGAGGGAAACCAGCAGTCTTTGATAGGTCTTGGCCATTTTTCAACCTCCTTGGACAGGGAGCGGCGAGAATCCCTGATGGGGAAACTCCGGCACCGCGAATCTTCACCTAGCCCCTTCTACGCTCGGGGAGCTTCACCAGCCCCGCCTTGATCAGCCTGCGGTTGCGGCGCAGGGCGCAGGCGAGCGCCGCGAAGGGGATGGCCAGAAACAGCAGGGTGGTCACGACGACGAACCAGGCGGCGGTGAGAAAGGTCGCGCGAAACTCCGCCACCCAGGCGAAGATCCTCTGCACCGCCTGGGGCGCAAGGGCGGTGTCGTAGAGCTTGAGAGCCGCCCAGGTGAGGTGCGCGTCGCTGAGAGCGAAGAGGTAGAGAAAGTGAAAAAAGATCACCGCCACCAGGGCTTTCAAAAGCGCGCCGCTCACCACGCCGCCCAGCAGGTTGAGGATCATGGCGCGGGTGAAGTGCCCGATGAACTTGGTGCAGCTGATGGCCAGAAACAGCGCGTAGCCCAGGGAAAAGCCCACCGCCAGAAGCAGCGCGAACAGGGTGTCGAAGAGATTGGGGGCGCTGGAGCCGAACACCGGGATGTGGCGCTCGATGACGCCGATGGCCAGGGGCGCGAGCAGCGCCGTCACCAGCCCCGAGAGAAAGGCGCTGCGAAAGCCCACCTCGAAAAACTCCAGGCGCTGCTTGGTGGTCAGAAAATCCTGCCGGATCACCGCCCCGCCCAGCTCATTGGCGAAGTTCTGCTCGATGAAGCTGATCGCCTCGAACAGCCCCTTGGGGTGGATCTCCGCCCCGAGGTTTACCGGCATGACGTCGTTGCCGGAGCCGCTTCTGCCGCCTGAAGCCATGAGCCGCACCCCCTACCGCAACAGCCCCGCGAACCCGAGCAGCGCCCCGCCGTAGGCGAGCAGCGTCGCGGCCGCGAAGCACCAGAAACCCAGGATGAAGCTGCGCCGGCGCACCCCGAACCAAAAGGCCAGAATCAAAAAACTCAGCGCCAGAAGGCGGCTCCACAGCCCCAGAAACAGGGTCGAGAACAGCAGTTGCCAGAAGCCCAGGTACTGCTGCGGGCTCATCCAGCTGAGGGGATTGAGATAATCCATCCAGCCCATGATCGTTTTTCTCCTAGAACACCGGCCGCGCCCGGGCGAGAAAGGCCGCGCGCCCGACCAGCCCGAAGTAGCGCGAGTCGAAGCTGTCGGGATGATCGCCGACCACGAAGACCTCGCCCGCCGGGATCGCGCCGTTGAACACAAAAGCCGTGAGGGGCTCGCCCTTGCGCGAAACCTCCTTGGCGCGCCCCAGCCATACGCCCTCGCAGAAATACTCGCGCTCCACCACGACGAGGCGCTGCCCCTGCGCGCAGCCGATGCGCTTGATCACGCGGACATCGCCGCCGTTTCGCACCTGCTCCAGGATGCCGCCGACGGCCGCTGCGCGGATGCGCTCCTCCGCGATCCTGAACAGCACGTAGTCGCCCGGGCCTGCCTTGTGCGCCTCATCGAGAAAAAACAGCCGGGGCGTCACCGAGTCGGTGAGTGTCAGGGCGAAGTGGCGCGGCAGTTGCGCCGCCGCCAGAAACACCCCCAGCCCAAGGACAAGGGCGCAGGCGAGATAGCGCGGCGACCTGTGCCGCAGGGGACGGAGCAGCCGCCGGAAGAAACCGGCCGTGCCGGGCGCGCTCATGGGCGAATCACCCGGATGTTGCGCACCACGCCGTCCGCCATGAGCACCACATGGTGGGCGGGCACCTCATCCACCACCTGGGCGAGCAGATCCATGCGCCGGTGCAGCTCGGCATCCGTGATGCGGCCTGCCAGATAGAGCTCGCGCTGCTCGGCGACATAGCCGCTCAGATCCACCGCGACGATTTTTTGGACGAAGTGCCGGTCGTAGAGGTAGAGCGTGAGAACGCTGGTCAGGCAGCTGACGAGCAGGCACAGCAGCAAAAAGATGCCGATTTGCTTCGAGCGTCTTTTGGGTTGCGGGGTTTCAGGCGGAGGTTGTGGCGAGTTCTCGCTGTGCATGTGTCCCATCCCGTGTTTTGAGGATCAGAAGATCAGGAGGCACAATTCTCCTGCTCTTTCTGAATATCGGGAGGGGGGGGAATGTCTGGGGGAGGGAAAAACGGATTATTCGTAATGGGTCCACATTCGCAACACCTTGACGGTCCTTATATCTTCCAGAATCTGATAGACGATGCGGTGCTGTATGTTGATGCGACGCGAGTAGGCGCCAGACAGATCGCCGACGAGTTTTTCAAAGGTGGGTGGATTTTGGTAGGGGTTTTGCGCGAGAATTTCCAGAAGTTTTTCGGCCTTGGGTTTCAGGCCGGAAGCCGCGAGTTTTTTTGCGTCCTTTTTAGCCTGGCTGGTAAAGACAACCCGCCAGCTCACCAGTCGAGTTCCTCGTCGCATTCATCGACCGAAACTTTCATCCCCTCGATTATCGACTCCCTAATGCCTGGGACGCCTTGCAGATAGAGGGTTTCCTGGATCGCTCTCCAATCCTCCTCGGAGACCAGGACGGCATTGCCTCGTTTGCCGGTGATCTGCACCGGCACATGGGACTCGGAGACCTCATCGAGGAGTCGGTAGAGCGATTTACGAGCTTCGGTTGCGGTAACTGTGGGCATGGTTTTTCTCCTTGTACGTAAAAGCGTACGCTCGCTGACCTCACTTGTCAAGATGGAAGAGCCAGAAGGTAGTTTTGAGACCATGTCTTGATTCGTTGACTTACTCCGTCCCGAGTAAGCCACTCGGGGCGAACTTTTCCCCGCGCTCTCGCTCGATTTTCTCCAGCATGTAGTCCAGGCGCGCATCCCCGATCAGCATGAAATAGTCCTCAAGGTCGGCCGCTTGTTCCAGTCCCTCGCTCAGGGATGGGTCGTAAACCCGCACTCCCCGCGCGACCACCAGGGCGGGCACCTGCGCGACGCCGTAGCGGCGAAACAGCAGCGGATCGATGAGCAATTGGATCGAG
Proteins encoded in this region:
- a CDS encoding conjugal transfer protein TraG N-terminal domain-containing protein, with translation MAKTYQRLLVSLVVVALVPQTGLALEMDYYTFGGHEAVVSAFSKVALIFSDNGYKTLFYVVISLAIFLGAMTAFYRGLTGARFNPVAWVVPLVVGLMIYAGLVVPKGTLHIYDNVTNRYQPVSGIPDGLVMIAGLFSLFENGLVEIVSTAADPLSYQNQAGGLGLLGLFKATTFSITAEDSLMDTSFNRFIDDCVSFELVRPGSELTVDELRRTTTDLRASLSKAWHPSNFTVHYSRAVPRGQTLSCTEAWERLDLYLANMGNFEGNLHGLCAQIGFDYLDAVQYQRCKGAIEDTLSLLGVQMSSEDFIRQAYLAERLESQYRAGLAHNLANYHFIISATGTMKAANEWLPILRAVLTAIAVGLIPFLALFIPTPLFGKALAVMLGFFIWLSAWGVTDAIVHGFAMDFANSAFEKIRRFGPPGSMGMDALYFAPGETIKVLAMFGTLRMSGLMLATVMTGMLVRFGGHALASLSGNVTGQVQSAGVTAARQTEDPAGRAEAIQSNVKALPTQAWSNEHDFASRMAAERAFMDELTGGRLALGREAFAQGHAAKLAGMGATDAFLLTGDPRGSAALGASQMRAPRGVISTPANQRWIEYATPDGSQRTLKSGPQGLALSEGELTAVSGLPNEITYSTTMSAAYSTAIADMQSEVARHDQTTGNNLLRNETRSDGTSSIDAAVQKYGVSAGTAHELSEARVNAARTVLDNATSITDEKGNVVSKEAVGQVIATATAQTPFGSIAPIKVEAKGLASYAIKGVAKDGTTQTYTVNVGDQDSVERKIGESWRDTTSRLQSSDISANDQRALGNLLQVTGTRFSTELGSNAWQRQRTLEARQSEDTNVTLANRMGFDTAFLRWYGDKWHGLETNPVQRYANAFSQLNRLVNEGNREKVGLIIEDYAQDRSLVPRGEDARGSAPALSKPSPPPVDLERGKERYAQTRQELETERNNMEAPREAPQNVPERIAAGETSAGLKAPDPQLERYLDLMRDNVDKAGVEMGKFTDAPAGPLGQLVPEELGGFRPPNARDTKQGRIKENLDPLKDSGMSNMEALSRSGKAIWDEAGPGKAAERMEQARDRLLNPDDPVSPRRTFKLRKPKNRQ
- a CDS encoding Txe/YoeB family addiction module toxin, translating into MSWRVVFTSQAKKDAKKLAASGLKPKAEKLLEILAQNPYQNPPTFEKLVGDLSGAYSRRINIQHRIVYQILEDIRTVKVLRMWTHYE
- a CDS encoding S26 family signal peptidase produces the protein MSAPGTAGFFRRLLRPLRHRSPRYLACALVLGLGVFLAAAQLPRHFALTLTDSVTPRLFFLDEAHKAGPGDYVLFRIAEERIRAAAVGGILEQVRNGGDVRVIKRIGCAQGQRLVVVEREYFCEGVWLGRAKEVSRKGEPLTAFVFNGAIPAGEVFVVGDHPDSFDSRYFGLVGRAAFLARARPVF
- a CDS encoding type II toxin-antitoxin system Phd/YefM family antitoxin, yielding MPTVTATEARKSLYRLLDEVSESHVPVQITGKRGNAVLVSEEDWRAIQETLYLQGVPGIRESIIEGMKVSVDECDEELDW